In a genomic window of Glycine max cultivar Williams 82 chromosome 13, Glycine_max_v4.0, whole genome shotgun sequence:
- the LOC100800121 gene encoding pantothenate kinase 2: MAGSVQNQQQQQQLLLGIIEEEKLQKQKEETEGNNNNNNNTRTQLGSDMAPTAGNSIHRSGSRPQLDVSKAEIQGNVEEKYPTILLPNQSDDLSHLALDIGGSLIKLVYFSRHEDQSADDKRKRSVKERLGLSNGNRRSFPILGGRLHFVKFETRKINECLDFIYSKQLHCGGLESHYSDGVTDQNGIIKATGGGAYKYADLLKERLGVSLDKEDEMNCLVAGANFLLKAIRHEAFTHMEGHKEFVQIDPNDLFPYLLVNIGSGVSMIKVDGDGKFERVSGTNVGGGTYWGLGRLLTKCKSFDELLELSQKGDNRTMDMLVGDIYGGLDYSKIGLSASTIASSFGKTISEKKELEEYRPEDISLSLLRMISYNIGQIAYLNALRFRLKRIFFGGFFIRGHAYTMDTISFAVHFWSNGEAQAMFLRHEGFLGALGAFMSYEKHGLDDLMVHQLVERFPMGAPYTGGKIHGPPLGDLNEKISWMEKFLQKGTEITAPVPMTPLAGTTGLGGFEVPLSKGNTLRSDASALNVGVLHLVPTLEVFPLLADPKLYDPNTIDLSDHSELEYWLTILSEHLPDLVDKAVASEGGTDDAKRRGDAFARAFSAHLARLMEEPSAYGKLGLANLLEMREECLREFQFADAYRSIKQRENEASLAVLPDLLVELDSMDEESRLLTLIEGVLAANIFDWGSRACVDLYHKGTIIEIYRMSRNKMRRPWRVDDFDEFKERMKMPCHKRALLFVDNSGADIVLGMLPLARELLRRGTEVVLVANSLPALNDVTAMELPDIVAEAAKHCDILRRAAEAGGLLVDAMINTSDSSKKNSSSVPLMVVENGCGSPCIDLRQVSSELAAAAKDADLIILEGMGRALHTNLNALFKQDALKLAMVKNQRLAEKLVKGNIYDCICKYEPAS; this comes from the exons atggCTGGTTCTGttcaaaaccaacaacaacaacaacaacttcttCTTGGAATTATCGAAGAAGAGAAATTGCAGAAACAGAAAGAAGAGACTGAGgggaacaacaataacaacaacaacacgcGGACACAATTGGGGAGTGACATGGCTCCCACGGCAGGCAATTCGATCCACCGGTCGGGTTCGAGGCCTCAACTTGATGTGAGCAAAGCTGAGATTCAAGGGAATGTGGAGGAGAAGTATCCCACCATTTTGTTGCCTAATCAATCTGATGATTTGTCTCATCTTGCTCTTGACATTGGAG GATCTCTGATAAAGTTGGTTTACTTTTCAAGACATGAAGACCAATCAGCGGATGATAAAAGGAAGAGAAGTGTGAAGGAGCGATTGGGGCTTTCTAATGGTAACAGGAGAAGCTTCCCTATTCTTGGTGGAAGGCTTCACTTTGTGAAGTTTGAAACGAGAAAGATTAATGAGTGCTTGGATTTCATTTATTCTAAGCAGCTTCACTGTGGTG GGTTGGAGTCACATTACTCTGATGGTGTGACTGACCAGAATGGCATAATTAAG GCTACTGGAGGTGGAGCATACAAGTATGCTGACCTTTTGAAAGAAAGACTTGGGGTTAGTCTTGACAAAGAAGATGAAATGAATTGTCTCGTGGCAGGAgcaaatttcttgcttaag GCAATTCGTCATGAAGCTTTCACACACATGGAGGGCCACAAAGAGTTTGTTCAAATTGATCCTAATGATTTATTCCCTTATCTTCTGGTTAATATTGGATCTGGTGTTAGTATGATCAAG GTTGATGGGGATGGAAAATTTGAGAGGGTTAGTGGGACAAATGTTGGTGGTGGTACTTATTGGGGTTTGGGAAGACTGTTAACAAAGTGCAAGAG TTTTGATGAGTTGCTTGAGCTGAGTCAGAAAGGAGATAATAGAACTATGGACATGCTAGTTGGGGACATTTATGGGGGTTTGGACTATTCTAAG ATTGGCCTATCAGCTTCCACTATTGCTTCAAGTTTCGGCAAAACAATAtcagaaaaaaaagaacttgAAGAGTACAGACCTGAAGACATATCACTCTCTCTTCTACGGATGATTTCATACAATATTGGCCAG ATAGCTTATTTGAATGCATTGCGATTTCGGTTGAAGCGAATCTTTTTTGGAGGATTTTTTATAAGGGGTCATGCCTATACCATGGACACTATTTCTTTTGCTGTACATTTCTG GTCTAATGGGGAAGCACAAGCAATGTTCTTGCGACATGAAGGATTTCTGGGAGCTTTAGGTGCATTTATGAGTTACGAGAAGCATGGTTTAGATGACCTCATGGTGCATCAGTTGGTGGAAAGGTTTCCAATGGGAGCTCCATATACAGGAGGCAAGATTCATGGCCCACCACTTGGAGATTTAAATGAGAAG ATTTCGTGGATGGAGAAGTTTTTGCAGAAGGGAACTGAGATTACTGCACCTGTGCCAATGACTCCACTTGCTGGAACTACCGGGCTTGGGGGTTTTGAAGTTCCTTTGTCCAAAGGAAATACTCTGCGATCTGATGCAAGTGCTCTAAATGTCGGTGTTCTCCATCTAGTACCAACATTGGAGGTGTTTCCATTACTAGCAGACCCAAAATT GTATGATCCCAATACGATTGATCTCTCAGATCATAGTGAATTAGA ATATTGGCTCACCATTTTATCAGAGCACTTGCCAGATCTTGTGGACAAG GCTGTAGCAAGTGAAGGTGGAactgatgatgccaaaagaagGGGTGATGCTTTTGCTCGTGCATTTTCAGCTCACTTGGCAAG GCTGATGGAGGAGCCTTCAGCATATGGGAAGTTAGGCCTCGCCAATCTCTTGGAAATGAGGGAAGAGTGCTTGAGGGAATTTCAGTTTGCTGATGCCTATAGAAGTATAAAGCAGAG ggaaaatgaggCATCGCTTGCTGTTTTACCTGACTTGCTGGTGGAACTTGATAGTATGGATGAG GAATCAAGGTTGCTTACGCTAATTGAAGGTGTTCTTGCAGCAAATATTTTTGATTGGGGATCTCGTGCATGTGTGGATCTCTATCATAAAGGAACTATTATCGAAATTTATAGAATGAGTCGCAATAAAATGCGTAGACCTTGGCGG GTGGATGATTTTGATGAGTTTAAAGAGAGAATGAAAATGCCCTGTCATAAGAGGGCTTTACTTTTTGTAGATAACTCAGGTGCTGACATTGTTCTAGGGATGCTTCCACTGGCTAGGGAGCTCCTCCGTCGTGGAACTGAA GTAGTTCTGGTTGCAAACTCACTTCCTGCCTTAAATGATGTCACTGCAATGGAGCTTCCAGATATTGTAGCTGAGGCTGCCAag CATTGTGACATTCTAAGGCGAGCTGCTGAAGCTGGAGGCTTGCTTGTGGATGCAATGATTAATACTTCAGACAGCTCTAAGAAAAATTCATCTTCAGTCCCCTTGATGGTTGTTGAGAACGGGTGTGGCAGTCCATGTATAGACCTAAGACAGGTCAGCTCTGAGCTAGCTGCTGCTGCAAAAGATGCTGATCTG ATAATTTTGGAAGGGATGGGGAGAGCACTTCATACTAACCTAAATGCTCTGTTTAAGCAGGATGCTTTAAAG CTTGCAATGGTGAAAAACCAGAGATTGGCAGAAAAATTGGTTAAAGGGAACATATATGATTGTATTTGCAAATACGAGCCTGCAAGTTGA
- the LOC100779597 gene encoding histone H4, producing the protein MSGRGKGGKGLGKGGAKRHRKVLRDNIQGITKPAIRRLARRGGVKRISGLIYEETRGVLKIFLENVIRDAVTYTEHARRKTVTAMDVVYALKRQGRTLYGFGG; encoded by the coding sequence ATGTCAGGAAGAGGAAAGGGAGGCAAGGGTTTGGGAAAGGGAGGAGCGAAGAGGCACCGTAAGGTTCTGAGGGACAACATCCAGGGGATCACCAAGCCTGCGATTCGGCGCTTGGCGAGGCGTGGCGGCGTCAAGCGTATCAGCGGTCTCATCTACGAAGAGACACGTGGCGTTCTCAAGATCTTCCTCGAAAACGTCATTCGCGACGCTGTTACTTACACCGAGCACGCTCGCCGCAAAACCGTCACTGCCATGGACGTTGTTTATGCCCTCAAAAGACAGGGCAGGACCCTTTACGGTTTCGGTGGTTAG